In one Litoribacterium kuwaitense genomic region, the following are encoded:
- a CDS encoding MFS transporter, translating into MLWNILEIIDRREVIVLFINHNHKNYILYLFLTSIINATVIFIIPIWILNETKSPFLVSIVSSMAIVISSIASPLGGAMADRYSKVNIIVIGTLVVIFSTLSIYLLSNIAFVYSIVLVLVCIRMLGISINSPVNHSILLDIVGKDNLTKAVPINQIVSQLSQTLSPLIGGLFIIILGYHYTFLIESLLLILALVFIKKVEVSCSKTNKTNKTNKTNKTNILAELIEGINLVVKSSTIFIFILIAAVINILGASMVLAIQTYLVLSDTSQIWYGIVFASSPLGIIIGAIVSRKIKWGNKLLYIAFIFVSGMAVFNILMSFNMNNLYMFCLLFFVSGICEYRC; encoded by the coding sequence GTGCTTTGGAATATACTTGAAATAATAGATAGAAGAGAGGTAATAGTTTTGTTTATCAACCATAATCATAAGAATTACATCTTATATCTCTTCTTAACTTCAATAATTAATGCAACTGTTATATTTATAATTCCAATTTGGATATTAAACGAAACCAAATCACCATTCCTTGTTTCTATAGTTAGTTCTATGGCTATAGTAATAAGTTCTATAGCATCTCCCTTAGGAGGTGCTATGGCTGATCGGTATTCTAAAGTAAATATTATTGTTATAGGTACATTAGTTGTTATTTTCTCGACCTTATCTATTTACTTATTAAGTAATATTGCATTTGTATATTCAATAGTACTTGTACTTGTATGTATTAGAATGTTAGGAATTTCTATTAACAGTCCTGTTAATCATTCCATTCTGTTAGATATTGTCGGTAAAGATAACTTAACAAAAGCAGTTCCAATTAATCAAATAGTTTCTCAACTATCACAAACTTTATCACCATTAATAGGTGGCTTATTCATTATAATACTTGGTTATCATTATACATTTTTAATAGAATCTTTATTACTTATTCTTGCTTTGGTATTTATTAAAAAAGTAGAAGTCTCTTGTTCTAAGACTAACAAAACTAACAAAACTAACAAAACCAATAAAACTAATATTCTAGCAGAATTAATTGAAGGTATAAATTTAGTAGTGAAATCATCAACAATATTTATATTTATACTTATAGCTGCAGTCATTAATATTTTGGGAGCTAGCATGGTATTGGCAATACAAACATATTTAGTTTTAAGTGACACCTCTCAAATTTGGTATGGAATAGTTTTTGCCTCATCACCTTTAGGTATTATTATTGGTGCAATAGTATCACGGAAGATTAAATGGGGAAATAAACTACTTTACATCGCTTTTATTTTTGTAAGTGGCATGGCAGTATTCAATATACTTATGAGTTTTAACATGAACAATCTCTATATGTTCTGCTTATTATTCTTTGTTTCTGGAATATGTGAATATCGGTGTTAA